One window of the Bombus huntii isolate Logan2020A chromosome 18, iyBomHunt1.1, whole genome shotgun sequence genome contains the following:
- the LOC126875519 gene encoding uncharacterized protein LOC126875519, whose product MAMTCVLSIAELMLHSMLAKLVMSILSRFCLNMAANVGLQYAAELLPTPVRSQGVSFIHIFGIVAHSLAPYITDSAAIWEGFPMLIISTVSFFWRCTGFVPAGNCRPESSSDYQARRRIRKGPTFLVVALLP is encoded by the exons ATGGCAATGACCTGTGTGCTCAGTATCGCTGAACTTATGCTGCATTcca TGCTCGCGAAATTAGTAATGTCAATATTGTCGCGATTCTGTCTGAACATGGCAGCCAATGTTGGTCTTCAGTATGCAGCAGAACTTCTGCCCACGCCAGTCAGATCGCAGGGCGTATCTTTCATTCATATTTTCGGAATAGTTGCACACTCTTTGGCGCCATATATCACTGACtcg GCTGCAATTTGGGAGGGATTTCCAATGCTCATTATCAGCACGGTGTCCTTTTTTTGGCGCTGCACTGGTTTTGTTCCTGCCGGAAACTGTCGGCCAGAATCTTCCTCAGACTATCAAGCAAGGCGAAGAATTCGGAAGGGACCAACATTTCTGGTCGTTGCCTTGCTACCATAA
- the LOC126875515 gene encoding solute carrier family 22 member 8-like: protein MAMTCVLSIAELMLHSMLAKLVMSILSRFCLNMAANVGLQYAAELLPTPVRSQGVSFIHIFGIVAHSLAPYITDSAAIWEGFPMLIISTVSFFGAALVLFLPETVGQNLPQTIKQGEEFGRDQHFWSLPCYHKTHFNGHQHYHSCER, encoded by the exons ATGGCAATGACCTGTGTGCTCAGTATCGCTGAACTTATGCTGCATTcca TGCTCGCGAAATTAGTAATGTCAATATTGTCGCGATTCTGTCTGAACATGGCAGCCAATGTTGGTCTTCAGTATGCAGCAGAACTTCTGCCCACGCCAGTCAGATCGCAGGGCGTATCTTTCATTCATATTTTCGGAATAGTTGCACACTCTTTGGCGCCATATATCACTGACtcg GCTGCAATTTGGGAGGGATTTCCAATGCTCATTATCAGCACGGTGTCCTTTTTTGGCGCTGCACTGGTTTTGTTCCTGCCGGAAACTGTCGGCCAGAATCTTCCTCAGACTATCAAGCAAGGCGAAGAATTCGGAAGGGACCAACATTTCTGGTCGTTGCCTTGCTACCATAAGACACACTTCAATGGACATCAACACTATCACTCCTGTGAACGATAA